In Pseudanabaena galeata CCNP1313, one genomic interval encodes:
- a CDS encoding Mov34/MPN/PAD-1 family protein, with protein sequence MWQFRAGSDQHGNQPMKLLEHIQKHVATSNFVLPAAHNPPLIQHIIATNPNLPEIAATSMYEYVYGSNGTFVRAKRQGLEAIAPVSYYKAKGLRAISASVQLTYPVVPVSLVEQMLEASRIACDANNHPVEIVFHLYFEKGNWQLAIPDQEQTATSCKPLDNSANSTYSKAIIEIHSHHGMKAYFSDTDNRDETGFRIYGVLGEIFSNPQIRMRVGIYGHFYETATAGILELPAQLTDCLVEDW encoded by the coding sequence ATGTGGCAGTTCCGTGCAGGTAGCGATCAACATGGTAATCAACCAATGAAATTATTAGAACATATCCAAAAACACGTAGCAACCTCAAATTTTGTATTGCCAGCCGCGCACAATCCCCCCCTAATTCAGCACATCATCGCCACCAATCCAAACCTCCCTGAAATCGCCGCCACCTCAATGTATGAGTATGTCTATGGCAGCAATGGCACATTTGTGAGAGCCAAGCGGCAAGGATTAGAAGCGATCGCCCCAGTGTCCTATTACAAAGCTAAAGGACTAAGAGCAATATCCGCATCCGTGCAGCTCACATACCCCGTAGTCCCTGTATCGCTAGTAGAGCAGATGCTCGAAGCCTCACGTATTGCCTGTGATGCTAACAATCACCCCGTAGAGATTGTATTCCACCTATATTTTGAAAAAGGAAATTGGCAGCTCGCAATACCAGATCAAGAGCAAACAGCCACATCCTGTAAGCCATTGGACAATAGCGCCAATAGCACCTATAGCAAAGCAATCATCGAAATACATTCCCATCATGGCATGAAAGCCTATTTTTCAGACACCGACAATCGCGATGAGACAGGATTTCGGATCTATGGAGTACTAGGAGAAATCTTCTCAAACCCACAGATCAGGATGCGAGTAGGAATTTACGGGCATTTCTATGAAACTGCAACCGCAGGAATCTTGGAGTTACCCGCACAACTAACAGACTGCTTAGTGGAGGATTGGTAA
- a CDS encoding helix-turn-helix domain-containing protein, whose product MKKQKADKEKSLKTKTSKVKAPRVMPDVSEYIRLYKESNYPIRDIAKHYQVSVSTVYNAMVASGFSEFRPKHARLSHTRMSKEEQAIALYQTGVTRTAVVQKLNISARTLNQVLEKHSIPIRRGIDLVTSANRAAQYHKAYNDHHLSLRETAELFGVSHPIILRELKRNGYPIRQSVDSKNRPTFKLKHKLGGIAGLPTPKLTPKQKERRQILMRIRQRREDNQKLKRLKNYNRAKEYWQLVNEGGLDFEEVGKLFDLSGKTIERVIVQAGIDISEVARRAKAAAFKEESAIAQKYWELYSKPMSLDEVGAIFGLSDSTVRAVLIRHGYEIRKRGRIENSDRNQLKPRQPKPKKNKQQAVIPAENMQATGHALDLLISNTKVK is encoded by the coding sequence ATGAAAAAGCAAAAAGCAGACAAGGAGAAAAGCCTAAAAACAAAGACTTCAAAGGTGAAGGCTCCTAGAGTTATGCCCGATGTATCTGAGTATATTCGGCTGTACAAAGAATCAAACTACCCGATTCGAGACATAGCAAAACACTATCAGGTATCAGTTTCGACGGTATATAACGCGATGGTCGCATCAGGGTTTAGTGAATTTAGACCAAAGCACGCTCGTCTGAGCCATACAAGGATGTCAAAAGAAGAACAGGCGATCGCCTTATACCAAACAGGAGTAACGAGGACAGCCGTAGTCCAGAAGCTCAATATCTCAGCTAGGACTCTCAACCAAGTCCTAGAAAAGCATAGCATCCCCATCCGCCGAGGGATAGATTTAGTCACCTCCGCCAATCGCGCCGCCCAGTATCACAAAGCCTATAACGATCACCACCTAAGCCTAAGAGAAACCGCAGAACTATTTGGAGTATCCCACCCGATTATCCTGCGGGAACTAAAGCGCAATGGCTACCCAATCAGGCAAAGCGTAGACTCTAAAAATCGTCCCACCTTTAAGCTAAAACACAAATTGGGAGGCATAGCAGGCTTACCCACACCAAAGCTTACGCCAAAGCAAAAAGAACGCCGCCAGATCTTGATGCGAATCAGGCAGAGACGTGAAGATAACCAAAAGCTCAAGCGCCTCAAAAACTACAACCGTGCCAAAGAATATTGGCAACTGGTAAATGAAGGCGGGTTAGACTTTGAGGAAGTGGGTAAGCTATTTGACCTGTCAGGTAAAACCATAGAACGGGTCATTGTCCAAGCAGGGATCGATATTTCCGAAGTAGCACGCAGAGCAAAAGCTGCGGCATTCAAGGAAGAAAGTGCGATCGCCCAGAAATATTGGGAGCTATATAGCAAACCAATGAGCCTAGATGAAGTGGGCGCAATCTTCGGGCTAAGCGATTCCACGGTTAGAGCCGTGTTAATTAGACATGGATATGAAATCAGGAAGCGAGGCAGGATTGAGAACAGCGATCGCAATCAGCTGAAGCCAAGGCAGCCAAAACCCAAAAAGAATAAGCAGCAAGCCGTCATCCCAGCCGAAAATATGCAAGCAACAGGACATGCATTAGATCTGCTAATTTCAAATACAAAGGTTAAGTAA
- a CDS encoding ThiF family adenylyltransferase produces the protein MSNLLLPFAEAVPILIPAYEELDLILIGCGGTGGWLAVNLPRIAYLQKQAGKKVSVTFIDPDRVEATNIPRQNFTPNDLELPKASVLAARYGWQWGIEISAIVSSFRADMATSRWRHLTICIGAVDNAEARVEIAKVLDNGRTTFWLDCGNHYDSGQVLLGSSATADNMEGAFHVPTFCTALPSPALQHPDLLVKQVSTQKVLSCEEAAIANAQSMSINHRIADEALDMLLRLLSGTLTRFATYVNCKHGNAWSRFNTPEEVAALIGKPKQYMKAKPQQ, from the coding sequence ATGTCAAACCTATTATTACCCTTTGCCGAAGCCGTTCCCATCCTGATACCCGCCTATGAAGAACTAGACCTAATTCTCATCGGCTGTGGCGGCACAGGCGGATGGTTAGCCGTGAACTTGCCACGCATCGCCTATTTACAAAAACAAGCAGGGAAAAAAGTATCAGTTACTTTCATCGATCCAGATCGGGTAGAAGCAACGAATATACCGCGCCAAAACTTTACTCCTAACGACCTTGAGCTTCCCAAAGCATCGGTATTAGCCGCAAGGTATGGATGGCAATGGGGTATTGAAATCAGCGCCATAGTCTCATCATTTAGAGCAGACATGGCAACGTCACGATGGCGACACCTGACAATCTGTATCGGAGCCGTGGACAATGCCGAAGCCAGAGTCGAAATTGCCAAAGTTCTCGACAATGGCAGAACAACATTCTGGCTGGACTGCGGCAATCACTATGATTCAGGACAAGTCCTGCTTGGGTCTAGCGCCACGGCGGACAATATGGAAGGAGCCTTTCATGTACCCACATTTTGTACAGCCCTGCCATCACCAGCCCTGCAACATCCAGATCTACTGGTGAAGCAAGTGTCAACCCAGAAAGTACTATCCTGCGAAGAAGCGGCGATCGCCAATGCTCAGTCGATGTCCATCAATCACCGTATCGCTGATGAAGCATTGGACATGCTACTACGCTTACTAAGCGGAACCCTGACCCGTTTTGCTACCTATGTAAACTGCAAACATGGTAATGCATGGTCTAGATTCAACACCCCTGAAGAAGTAGCAGCATTGATTGGCAAGCCAAAACAATACATGAAAGCTAAGCCTCAACAATAA
- a CDS encoding P-loop NTPase family protein: protein MAIINLIDGEKGGVGKSWVARTMLQYLKDRAIPLAGIEADRSNPTVLNIYKDSKAAFFSENEKMADVPDSIFDYALKKTVVVNLPAQAHRAVSQWINTKGLLDLGKEHGVTFIKWFVSDGESDSIELFIESLEHYQGYITHVFIKNWGRCDEWGYFHEHEAIQKAIAEYGVAVIDFPKLGDGRRIEINAKRLTFEEASNYSEFGIIGRNQIKTFLRDAYKAFESTNLLPQNVQKKEAKS from the coding sequence ATGGCAATTATTAACCTGATCGATGGTGAAAAAGGTGGGGTGGGTAAAAGCTGGGTTGCTCGTACCATGCTCCAATACCTTAAGGATCGTGCCATCCCGTTGGCTGGCATTGAAGCGGATCGTAGCAATCCCACTGTCCTCAATATATACAAAGACAGCAAGGCTGCTTTTTTCTCTGAAAACGAGAAAATGGCTGATGTCCCTGATTCTATTTTTGACTATGCGCTCAAGAAAACTGTCGTCGTCAATTTACCCGCTCAAGCCCATCGCGCGGTATCACAATGGATTAACACCAAAGGCTTACTAGACTTGGGCAAAGAGCATGGCGTAACTTTCATCAAGTGGTTCGTTAGCGACGGGGAAAGTGACTCAATCGAGCTATTCATTGAGTCTCTGGAACATTACCAAGGCTACATCACCCATGTGTTTATCAAAAACTGGGGTCGTTGTGATGAATGGGGCTATTTCCATGAGCATGAAGCAATCCAGAAGGCTATCGCAGAGTACGGGGTAGCTGTGATTGATTTCCCAAAGCTAGGAGATGGCAGACGCATTGAAATCAATGCGAAACGCCTAACTTTTGAGGAGGCTTCTAACTACTCCGAGTTTGGCATCATTGGCAGAAATCAAATCAAAACCTTTCTGAGAGATGCTTACAAAGCCTTTGAATCCACGAATCTCTTGCCTCAAAACGTCCAGAAAAAAGAAGCAAAATCCTAG
- a CDS encoding plasmid replication protein, CyRepA1 family, whose protein sequence is MKSTTLDLRSFSDLVCREWIDGSAIEPELFTYNVEIIADEIIESGGEVSYPIHEALNWNPAKWRTVWQSGKQQRPELFGALIHSWNPILEKPEVFQVKLSNPLIDHKKGKPRKYENPAKRGQVGGFALVPQSIWQKVADRYGLEVDFADLPDAVNFWAWVAAHPEIPIFICEGMKKACCLLSQGYVAIALSGITMGRIQGADGKLALQPYLAMFATPKRQVCFCFDAETKEKTKHDVFLATVKTGKLFADADCLVKVLEIPLLEGTDKTGVDDFIVERGIDAFHQVYLAAISLNTYAWEHQQDSQLTFKPSRNLSMDVLFQLDRYEIPDYIPKTGIVALQSAKGTGKTKAIAAIVAGTDKLALLGHRVSLVRNLCKVMNADFKGDLDMADGQFITDSAYSARVGACVDSLLAFDPRQFVDCDLVIDEVEQVLKHLISGSTCNKDGKRSALLARLHILVKVARRVIVADADLSDISLNYLQALRGDGSDVFLIKNEFQPEGYPTRFIVANNDVPIIQELLADVTKGHRVFVATDSKSSSKAIAKLVEKIRAIRPKIRVLLFNSDTSGGRHETDFMSNINKRVFNYDVIIATPSMSTGVSIEVKRFHKVYGLFYGTVTDADASQALSRVRDNVPRTVWCAERGINFCKIDRSSSPIHLKNTLRNRWDREVSLIRAGLGDFNLPIDSVSLDNPHIDLWASVEARTNAAMWALRDYLLERLVFEGNKVTIVTIGNDDSGKSIKEALAQTRQERYQAVSRAKILSPSEQKNLISNESQSYQDLLDLEKTALAKFYCLDQVSPELVEYDRDGQRRSEILKLEALFQSDLAIDADVHAFARQARFGMGIFLPDQPCHELGRYIRSGLGLKELLNPDVQYTDSDLEDLGSLCRQFATDIKRYLGFNVPQDATNIWIFRILCNQLGVKICSKRIHGDEGMINVCWLDVEAWHQLQAILERRSRSRQQVTATQPVSCDRPPLITNDCEGAITRNGKFAIWTRLIATVTYLRHLLTSDISPYHPLYKLKKQLSVLFFNFQVMFNSKLFLTCSQVIP, encoded by the coding sequence ATGAAATCAACAACTTTAGATCTACGTTCTTTCTCGGATTTAGTTTGCCGTGAATGGATTGATGGCAGTGCGATCGAGCCTGAACTTTTTACTTATAATGTAGAAATTATAGCAGATGAAATTATTGAAAGTGGGGGTGAAGTCAGCTACCCAATTCATGAGGCTCTGAATTGGAATCCTGCTAAGTGGCGTACTGTCTGGCAATCTGGGAAACAACAGCGTCCAGAGCTGTTTGGAGCGCTCATTCATTCTTGGAATCCCATTCTCGAAAAGCCTGAAGTGTTCCAAGTCAAGCTTAGCAACCCTCTAATCGATCACAAAAAGGGGAAACCCCGTAAGTATGAGAATCCTGCTAAACGCGGACAGGTTGGTGGTTTTGCTTTAGTTCCTCAATCAATTTGGCAAAAGGTAGCCGATCGCTATGGGCTTGAGGTTGATTTCGCGGATTTACCTGATGCTGTTAATTTTTGGGCTTGGGTAGCTGCCCATCCTGAAATTCCGATCTTCATCTGTGAGGGTATGAAAAAGGCTTGCTGCTTGTTATCTCAGGGTTATGTGGCGATCGCTTTAAGTGGGATTACGATGGGACGGATACAGGGGGCAGATGGCAAGTTAGCTTTGCAACCCTATCTGGCTATGTTTGCTACTCCCAAGCGTCAGGTCTGCTTCTGCTTTGATGCCGAAACTAAGGAAAAAACTAAGCATGATGTTTTTCTTGCTACGGTCAAAACGGGCAAGCTATTTGCGGATGCGGATTGTCTCGTTAAAGTACTTGAGATTCCTTTGCTGGAAGGTACTGATAAAACTGGGGTTGATGATTTTATCGTTGAACGCGGTATTGATGCTTTTCATCAGGTCTACTTGGCGGCGATCTCCCTTAATACCTATGCTTGGGAACATCAACAAGATAGCCAGCTTACGTTTAAGCCTTCTAGAAATTTATCCATGGACGTTTTATTTCAATTAGATCGATATGAAATCCCCGATTACATTCCCAAGACTGGGATTGTGGCGCTGCAATCGGCTAAGGGGACTGGTAAGACTAAGGCGATTGCGGCGATCGTTGCGGGGACAGATAAATTGGCTTTGCTCGGTCATCGGGTCAGTTTGGTTCGCAATCTCTGTAAGGTGATGAATGCGGATTTCAAAGGCGATCTCGATATGGCTGATGGCCAGTTTATTACGGATTCGGCTTATTCTGCTCGTGTTGGAGCCTGCGTCGATAGCTTACTTGCTTTCGATCCCCGTCAATTTGTGGATTGCGATCTCGTCATTGATGAGGTGGAGCAAGTACTCAAACATTTGATTTCAGGTTCGACCTGTAATAAAGATGGCAAACGTTCTGCTCTGCTTGCCCGTTTGCATATTTTAGTAAAAGTCGCCAGACGGGTAATTGTCGCTGACGCGGATCTCTCAGATATTAGTTTGAACTATCTCCAAGCTTTGCGTGGTGATGGTTCTGATGTCTTTTTGATTAAGAATGAATTTCAACCCGAAGGCTATCCTACTCGATTCATTGTGGCAAATAACGATGTGCCGATTATTCAGGAATTACTAGCAGATGTGACCAAAGGTCATCGGGTTTTTGTGGCGACGGATAGCAAGTCTAGTAGTAAGGCGATCGCTAAGTTGGTTGAGAAAATTAGGGCGATTCGTCCCAAGATTAGAGTCTTGCTTTTTAATTCTGATACCAGTGGCGGTCGGCACGAAACAGATTTTATGAGCAATATCAATAAGCGGGTATTCAACTACGATGTGATCATTGCCACGCCTTCGATGAGTACGGGTGTTTCGATTGAGGTCAAGCGCTTTCATAAGGTCTATGGTTTGTTCTATGGTACGGTCACGGATGCAGATGCAAGTCAGGCTTTGTCGCGGGTCAGAGATAATGTCCCCCGCACGGTTTGGTGTGCCGAACGTGGGATTAATTTCTGCAAAATTGATCGCTCTTCTTCGCCGATTCATCTCAAAAACACTCTCAGGAATCGCTGGGATCGCGAGGTTAGTCTGATTCGGGCAGGATTAGGGGATTTTAATTTGCCCATAGATAGTGTCTCTTTGGACAATCCGCACATCGATCTTTGGGCAAGTGTTGAGGCGAGAACCAATGCGGCGATGTGGGCTTTACGGGACTATTTGCTTGAACGCCTTGTGTTTGAGGGCAATAAAGTTACGATCGTGACCATCGGTAATGATGATTCTGGCAAGTCGATTAAGGAGGCTCTAGCTCAGACGAGACAAGAGCGTTACCAAGCTGTCTCTAGGGCAAAAATCCTATCTCCCTCTGAACAGAAAAATTTAATCTCAAATGAGTCTCAGTCGTATCAAGATTTACTGGATCTGGAAAAAACTGCTCTTGCCAAGTTTTATTGTCTCGATCAGGTTTCTCCCGAACTGGTGGAATACGATCGCGATGGGCAACGGCGATCGGAGATTCTCAAATTGGAGGCTTTGTTTCAGTCAGATCTTGCCATTGATGCTGATGTTCATGCTTTTGCTCGTCAAGCTAGGTTTGGTATGGGTATTTTCCTCCCAGATCAGCCTTGTCATGAATTGGGACGCTATATCAGATCAGGTTTGGGGTTGAAGGAGCTACTGAATCCCGATGTTCAATACACTGATTCAGATCTGGAGGATTTAGGTAGTCTTTGTCGGCAGTTTGCTACGGATATCAAAAGGTACTTGGGCTTCAATGTCCCTCAAGATGCTACCAATATTTGGATTTTTCGCATTCTCTGCAATCAACTTGGTGTCAAAATCTGCTCTAAGCGCATTCATGGCGATGAGGGCATGATTAATGTTTGTTGGCTTGATGTTGAGGCTTGGCATCAGTTGCAGGCTATTCTCGAAAGACGCTCCCGCTCTCGGCAGCAGGTGACGGCTACTCAACCAGTTTCTTGCGATCGCCCCCCCCTTATAACAAATGATTGTGAGGGGGCGATCACAAGAAACGGCAAGTTTGCGATTTGGACTAGGCTGATTGCTACAGTCACTTATCTACGCCATTTACTCACATCGGATATTTCCCCTTATCACCCTCTGTACAAGCTCAAAAAACAGCTATCAGTCTTGTTTTTCAACTTCCAAGTCATGTTCAATTCAAAATTATTCTTGACTTGCTCTCAGGTCATCCCGTAA
- a CDS encoding DUF6753 family protein, giving the protein MNSDPQPKTYLDIAIHDYDPTVKAKIYEIVAKSGIPQNDPYIAIFLSNAQVAATVATAPNLLQSALAKGFDVGIQKFRDFLATLRETAVKEQEVAISQAIANILKNKQHQESQGYWRAISLPFIGFCAGMLMIGLAAGLVSGLAIAKVVSPQPSLNPQTAKDLDWLASDDGKMAKNLVDWNRDILKTCLQDQQNLKDALIILNGKYVTKGLCALWVLPESQRVYEDRR; this is encoded by the coding sequence ATGAATAGCGATCCTCAACCCAAAACCTATCTGGATATTGCCATCCATGACTACGATCCCACGGTCAAAGCCAAGATTTACGAGATTGTGGCTAAGTCTGGCATTCCCCAGAACGATCCTTACATTGCGATTTTCTTGTCTAATGCCCAAGTTGCAGCCACGGTTGCTACTGCGCCCAACCTGCTCCAAAGTGCTTTAGCCAAGGGCTTTGATGTTGGTATTCAAAAATTTCGTGACTTTCTGGCAACTCTGCGCGAGACTGCGGTTAAGGAGCAGGAGGTGGCGATTAGTCAGGCGATCGCGAATATACTCAAAAACAAACAGCATCAGGAATCCCAAGGTTATTGGCGGGCGATTAGCTTGCCCTTCATTGGTTTCTGTGCGGGGATGCTGATGATTGGTTTAGCGGCAGGGCTGGTTTCGGGCTTGGCGATCGCTAAGGTTGTATCGCCTCAGCCTAGTCTAAATCCTCAAACAGCAAAGGATTTAGACTGGTTAGCTAGTGATGATGGCAAAATGGCAAAGAATCTCGTGGACTGGAATCGAGACATTTTAAAGACCTGCCTGCAAGACCAGCAAAACCTTAAGGATGCTTTGATTATTCTCAATGGTAAATACGTTACGAAAGGGTTGTGCGCTCTTTGGGTTTTGCCTGAAAGCCAGAGAGTATATGAAGATCGGCGTTGA